Within Hydrogenophaga sp. PAMC20947, the genomic segment GCCGATCTGCTCGCGGGTGTAGCCCAGGTCGGCGGTGAGCGCGCCCAGCACATCGCCGGGGCGGATCTTTTCTTTGCGGCCGCCTTGAATGTGCAGCGTGACCATGGCGGGCACCAGGGGCTCCTTGCTGGTGGGGGTGAGTTCGGACAGCGGATGCCACTCGGACTCGCGGCCTTGCAGCTGTTCGATCTTGCCCACGTAGCCCATCTCGTTCATGCTGGCCAGGTTGAGCGCCAGGCCGCTTTCACCGGCCCGGCCGGTGCGACCGATGCGGTGAACGTGCACTTCCGAATCGGGGGTGACGTCCACGTTGATCACGGCTTCGAGGTTGGCGATGTCCAGCCCCCGGGCAGCCACATCGGTGGCCACCAGCACCGAACAGCTGCGGTTGGAAAACCGCACCAGCACCTGATCGCGCTCGCGTTGTTCGAGCTCACCAAACAACGCCAAAGCGCTGAAACCCTGCGCTTGCAACACACCCACCAGATCGCGGCATTGCGCCTTGGTGTTGCAGAAAGCAATGGTGCTGGCCGGGCGGAAGTGGGCCAGCAGCTGACCCACGGCGTGCAGCCGGTCTTTGTTGCCCACTTCGTACCAGCGCTGTTCGATCTGGCCTTCGCTGTGCTGGGCCTCTACCTTGACTGTCTGAGGGTCGCGCATGAATTGCGCGCTGAGTTTGGCGATGCCTTCGGGGTAGGTCGCGGAAAAGAGCAGGGTCTGGCGCTCTTTCGGACATTGTTTGGCGACTTTGACGATGTCCTCAAAAAAGCCCATGTCGAGCATGCGGTCTGCTTCGTCGAGCACCAGGGTGTTGAGCGCATCCAGTTTCAGGCTGCCGCGCTCCAGGTGGTCCATCAACCGGCCGGGGGTGCCGACGACGATGTGGGCGCCGTGTTCCAGCGTGGCGAACTGGCCGCGCAGCGGCACACCACCACAGAGGGTGACCACTTTGATGTTGTCGTCGGCACGTGCCAGGCGGCGGATTTCGGTGGTGACCTGATCGGCCAGCTCGCGTGTGGGGCACAGCACCATGGTCTGTACCGCGAAGCGGCGCGGGTTGAGGTTGGCCAGCAAGGCCAAAGCGAAAGCGGCGGTTTTGCCGCTGCCCGTCTTGGCCTGGGCAATGATGTCCTTGCCCAGCAGGGCCAAGGGCAGGCAGGCCCCTTGAATCGGGGTCATGGCCAGGTAGCCGAGTTGTTGCAGGTTGGCCAGGGTGGCCGGGGTGAGGGGCAGGGCGGAGAAATCGGTCGGGAGAGCAGAGGTCATCCCTGATTATCGGGCGTGTTGGTGTCTGGGATCAGGTTTCCAGCAGGTGGGCCAGTTCGGCCTCGCTGAACCCTTCCGCCCGCCCGGGCCGCGTCGTTGAACGGTGGCCTGAGGCGCGGCGCGGCGTGCTGGCTGGCCAGCACCCTGTAGTGAGCCAGCGGCCCCAGGTTTTGTTCAGCGCAGAGCCCGAGGCACCAGGGGTTGCCCACGGCCACATGGCCGGTTTCATCTCGCAGGATGGTGTCGAGATTTTCCACGGCTTTCAGCGCCGCCGGGCCTGGATCAACGGGCTGGCATCGAGGCCGCGCGCCACCAGGGTGCGAGGAACCAGCGCCATGCGGGCAATGACGCTGTCTTGGTTTGATGCACATGTGCCACAGCCCATCGTGGGCTGGAAAATCACCACAGTCGTGCCCCAGCACCTGCAGCAACCCCCACAGCAAGCCAAAATGGGTGGCCTCTTCGACGGCCACGCGCAGCCAGTCCCGGTAAAAAGTGTCGGGCATGCCTTCGGCCCGCCAGACCGCATCCGGCGCCAGGTTGATGGTTGTTCATGCTGGTACACCCTGCTGTGTACGATCAAGGACATGACGACACTTCGACACGCTGCACTCATCCCCCTTTGCCTCACAGGCGCTGACGACAAAGCAAAGGCAGGGCTTGCACTTGATCTGAACTTGCCTGCAGGGGCCGACGAGCAGATTGCAGTCGAGACGCAGATACCTGGCAGGCCCTCAAAGCCTGTGCTGGTCCTTCACACCGAAGTGAAGCCTCGTTCGGTCCATACAGTCGAAGGCCGTGCCGCACTCATTCATGCCATTTGTCATATTGAGCTGAATGCTATCGATTTGGCGTGCGACATCATCTGGCGTTTCCACGGGATGCCTGATCTGTTTTACCGGCAGTGGGCACAGGTTGCCAAAGAAGAAGCCCTGCATTTCTCCTTGCTGAGGGATCATCTGCGCCAGATGGGATTCGAATACGGTGATTTTCCAGCCCATGACGGACTGTGGCGGATGGCCGAGAAGACCAAACATGACCTTCTTGCCCGACTCGCACTGGTTCCCAGAACATTGGAAGCCCGTGGCCTTGACGCCTCACCACCCATCAAGAAGAAGCTGGTCAGTGCAGGTGATATGCGAGCAGGCGAAATTTTGGACGTGATCTTGCGCGACGAGATTGGCCATGTGGCCGTAGGCAACCATTGGTATCGCTA encodes:
- the dbpA gene encoding ATP-dependent RNA helicase DbpA encodes the protein MTSALPTDFSALPLTPATLANLQQLGYLAMTPIQGACLPLALLGKDIIAQAKTGSGKTAAFALALLANLNPRRFAVQTMVLCPTRELADQVTTEIRRLARADDNIKVVTLCGGVPLRGQFATLEHGAHIVVGTPGRLMDHLERGSLKLDALNTLVLDEADRMLDMGFFEDIVKVAKQCPKERQTLLFSATYPEGIAKLSAQFMRDPQTVKVEAQHSEGQIEQRWYEVGNKDRLHAVGQLLAHFRPASTIAFCNTKAQCRDLVGVLQAQGFSALALFGELEQRERDQVLVRFSNRSCSVLVATDVAARGLDIANLEAVINVDVTPDSEVHVHRIGRTGRAGESGLALNLASMNEMGYVGKIEQLQGRESEWHPLSELTPTSKEPLVPAMVTLHIQGGRKEKIRPGDVLGALTADLGYTREQIGKINVNEWSTYVAVDRAIAQQAASRLDSGRIKGKSVKVRVLED
- a CDS encoding ferritin-like domain-containing protein → MTTLRHAALIPLCLTGADDKAKAGLALDLNLPAGADEQIAVETQIPGRPSKPVLVLHTEVKPRSVHTVEGRAALIHAICHIELNAIDLACDIIWRFHGMPDLFYRQWAQVAKEEALHFSLLRDHLRQMGFEYGDFPAHDGLWRMAEKTKHDLLARLALVPRTLEARGLDASPPIKKKLVSAGDMRAGEILDVILRDEIGHVAVGNHWYRYLCEQQGREVVATYAELAEKYDAPKPRGPFNLEARRLAGFDEAELAALGE